In Lachancea thermotolerans CBS 6340 chromosome H complete sequence, a single genomic region encodes these proteins:
- the RHB1 gene encoding putative GTPase RHB1 (similar to uniprot|P25378 Saccharomyces cerevisiae YCR027C RHB1 Putative Rheb-related GTPase involved in regulating canavanine resistance and arginine uptake member of the Ras superfamily of G-proteins) translates to MEDPNTRMSKHRKIAVMGARNVGKSSLTVQFVESRFVESYYPTIENQFTKQVVLGKTAYTLEICDTAGQDEFSLINTKSLMGVKGVAIVYSCVNRASFEIVELIRDKILDQLGLDNVPTVIVANKIDLRDSGINGGRVDSREGAELAARLGAGFVECSAKLNIGVEDAVLQLLKRIEGIDGDLSDASKCSIM, encoded by the coding sequence ATGGAAGATCCTAATACTAGAATGTCCAAACACCGTAAAATTGCGGTTATGGGTGCGAGAAATGTTGGTAAAAGCTCACTAACTGTTCAGTTCGTTGAGTCACGGTTTGTCGAATCCTACTATCCTACCATCGAGAACCAATTCACCAAGCAGGTGGTACTAGGGAAAACCGCTTACACTCTCGAAATATGCGACACAGCCGGTCAGGACGAATTTTCGCTCATCAACACGAAATCGCTGATGGGAGTTAAGGGCGTAGCGATCGTATACAGCTGTGTGAATCGGGCAAGCTTCGAAATTGTGGAGTTGATACGTGACAAGATCCTAGACCAGCTGGGTCTTGATAATGTTCCAACAGTAATAGTTGCCAATAAGATAGACCTTAGGGACTCTGGGATAAATGGCGGCAGGGTTGACTCTCGTGAGGGAGCGGAGCTGGCAGCGCGCCTCGGAGCGGGCTTCGTGGAATGCAGTGCCAAGCTGAATATAGGCGTTGAAGACGCCGTACTCCAGCTACTCAAGCGCATTGAGGGCATCGATGGCGACCTTTCAGACGCATCCAAATGCAGTATCATGTGA